A DNA window from Thalassospiraceae bacterium LMO-JJ14 contains the following coding sequences:
- a CDS encoding class I SAM-dependent methyltransferase encodes MANYRAFKKDTCRICGGRDLVRYLSLGDQPPSNSFIAAAEIDDEQAFPLDVYLCTGCGLSQLLDIVSSEDIFDDYAYLSSTSRALCQHYQGMIDSALEMLQPAPGSLVVDVGCNDGITLNCYPEDAYRVLGIEPSSAGKYAKERGFDVVERFFNEQCGRDVAASHGKAAIITATNVFAHVDDITGFAAGVRELLDEDGVFIIEFPYLVDMIEALYFDTIYHEHLSYLSIAPLDKLFAKTGLRAFHVERTEVGASGPALRLFVCLADAAHATHETITGMRAAETAWGVSNIAAYEQFAERVRKTGEELVAMMRALKAEGAKIAAYGAPAKGNTLLNFIKADASLIDAVAENNELKIGKVTPGTHLPIISDEAFLAGGYTHALLLAWNYLDFFLEKSPFIKDGGKFIVPVPKPVIRP; translated from the coding sequence ATGGCCAATTACCGCGCGTTCAAAAAAGACACCTGCCGCATCTGCGGCGGCCGCGATCTTGTCCGGTATCTGTCGCTGGGCGATCAGCCGCCGTCGAATTCGTTTATTGCCGCCGCCGAAATCGATGACGAGCAGGCGTTTCCGCTCGACGTTTATCTTTGCACCGGATGCGGCCTTTCGCAGTTGCTGGATATCGTTTCCTCCGAAGACATCTTTGACGACTATGCGTATCTGTCGTCCACGTCGCGCGCACTGTGCCAGCATTATCAGGGTATGATCGACAGCGCCCTGGAGATGCTCCAGCCTGCGCCCGGCAGTCTGGTCGTCGACGTCGGCTGTAATGACGGCATCACGCTCAATTGCTATCCGGAAGATGCATACCGGGTGCTCGGGATCGAGCCGTCGAGCGCCGGGAAGTACGCGAAAGAACGCGGCTTCGATGTCGTCGAACGTTTCTTCAACGAACAATGCGGCCGCGATGTCGCCGCTTCGCACGGCAAGGCGGCAATCATTACCGCAACCAACGTCTTTGCACATGTCGACGATATCACCGGTTTTGCCGCCGGTGTCCGCGAGCTTTTGGACGAAGACGGGGTGTTCATCATCGAGTTTCCGTATCTCGTCGATATGATCGAGGCACTGTATTTCGACACCATCTATCACGAACATCTGTCGTATCTGAGCATCGCACCGCTGGATAAGCTGTTCGCGAAAACGGGGCTGCGGGCATTTCATGTCGAACGCACCGAAGTCGGCGCTTCCGGGCCGGCGCTCAGGCTGTTCGTCTGCCTGGCTGACGCGGCGCATGCGACACACGAGACAATCACCGGCATGCGCGCCGCCGAGACGGCCTGGGGCGTTTCTAACATCGCCGCCTATGAGCAATTCGCCGAGCGCGTCCGCAAAACCGGTGAAGAGCTGGTCGCCATGATGCGCGCCCTGAAGGCCGAAGGCGCGAAAATTGCCGCCTACGGTGCTCCGGCCAAGGGCAACACGCTGCTGAACTTCATCAAGGCGGATGCCTCGCTGATCGATGCGGTTGCTGAGAACAACGAGCTTAAGATCGGCAAGGTCACCCCCGGCACGCACCTGCCGATCATTTCCGACGAGGCGTTTCTGGCGGGCGGCTACACCCACGCCCTGCTGTTGGCTTGGAATTATCTGGACTTTTTCCTGGAGAAATCGCCGTTTATTAAAGACGGTGGAAAGTTCATCGTGCCCGTACCGAAACCGGTCATTCGCCCATAA
- a CDS encoding methyltransferase domain-containing protein, with product MKRCLSCNHLFDSDDWTCPACGVTPETIDGFNAFAPQLVNTTTAFDDDSFGDLAESEESSFWYVPRNNLIAWTLGKYFPDATSFYEMGCGTGIVLMGLHEKNPALRLSGSDIYTSGLEVARDRLGDGVEQLLQTDAHGIPFREQFDAIGAFDVIEHIDDDVGAMHELLQTLKPGGGAIFVVPRHMFMWSIMDDLACHKRRYGRQQFDARVKQAGFEIVRTFSFGMLTLPLQYFSRKVMQKFRKGDKMSDYLELKVSPLTGFILRVLFELDQIPVRLGVNYPFGASLVVVARRPK from the coding sequence ATGAAGCGCTGTCTTTCGTGCAATCACCTCTTTGACAGCGATGACTGGACCTGCCCTGCGTGCGGCGTCACACCCGAGACAATTGATGGCTTCAACGCGTTTGCGCCGCAGCTGGTCAACACCACGACCGCCTTCGATGACGACAGTTTCGGCGATCTGGCGGAATCCGAGGAATCCAGTTTCTGGTATGTACCGCGCAACAACCTGATTGCGTGGACGCTCGGCAAGTATTTTCCGGACGCCACGTCATTTTACGAAATGGGCTGCGGCACCGGTATCGTGTTGATGGGCCTGCATGAAAAGAATCCCGCCCTGCGGCTTTCAGGCAGCGACATCTATACCTCGGGGCTGGAAGTCGCGCGCGACCGCCTGGGTGACGGCGTCGAACAGCTTTTGCAGACCGACGCGCACGGCATCCCGTTCCGCGAACAGTTCGATGCCATCGGCGCCTTCGACGTGATCGAACATATCGATGACGATGTCGGCGCCATGCATGAGCTTCTGCAGACCCTGAAGCCCGGCGGCGGCGCGATCTTCGTCGTCCCCCGTCACATGTTCATGTGGAGCATCATGGACGATTTGGCGTGTCACAAGCGCCGTTACGGCCGGCAGCAGTTCGACGCGCGGGTCAAACAGGCCGGTTTCGAGATCGTTCGGACCTTTTCATTCGGTATGCTGACCCTGCCGTTGCAGTATTTTTCACGTAAGGTCATGCAGAAGTTCCGCAAGGGCGACAAGATGTCCGATTATCTGGAGCTCAAGGTCTCGCCGCTGACCGGATTTATCCTGCGGGTTTTGTTCGAACTCGATCAGATCCCCGTCAGGCTTGGCGTCAATTATCCGTTCGGCGCCTCCCTGGTTGTCGTAGCGCGCCGGCCGAAGTGA
- a CDS encoding SDR family NAD(P)-dependent oxidoreductase, whose translation MSKKIVVTGGTGFIGSALVRRLLADGHRVRVFDNDSRGRATRLDDIKSDIEIVHGDIRDADAVSAALAGQDAVWHLAYVNGTEFFYEKPDLVLDVGVKGMVNVIDGCKTQGVAELIYASTSEVYQTPAVVPTPEDVQMVVPDPTNPRYSYGAGKIIGEMMALHTATRICDRVQIFRPHNVYGPDMGWEHVLPQFVLRMKQLCAESDADPLAFPIQGDGRETRAFNYIDDFIDAVILMSEKGGSGEIYHIGNPEEVAIRDVAHMVGQYFDRKIELVPQPLQKGGTPRRSPDITKIAALGYTPKVMLADGFPKLATWYDAHADQAPNEARTS comes from the coding sequence ATGAGCAAGAAAATCGTCGTCACCGGCGGCACCGGCTTCATCGGCTCGGCGCTGGTACGTCGGCTCCTCGCCGACGGCCATCGGGTGCGTGTTTTCGACAACGATTCCCGGGGCCGCGCGACGCGGCTCGACGACATTAAATCCGACATTGAAATCGTCCATGGGGATATCCGCGACGCCGACGCCGTCAGTGCCGCCCTGGCCGGTCAGGACGCGGTGTGGCATCTGGCCTACGTCAACGGCACCGAGTTCTTTTACGAAAAGCCCGATCTGGTGCTCGATGTCGGCGTCAAGGGCATGGTCAACGTCATCGACGGCTGTAAGACACAGGGCGTCGCCGAGCTGATCTATGCCTCGACGTCCGAGGTCTATCAGACGCCCGCCGTCGTCCCCACGCCCGAAGACGTGCAGATGGTCGTGCCGGATCCGACCAATCCCCGCTATTCCTACGGCGCCGGCAAGATCATTGGCGAGATGATGGCGCTGCACACGGCAACGCGCATTTGCGACAGGGTGCAGATCTTCCGCCCTCACAATGTCTATGGTCCGGACATGGGCTGGGAGCATGTGCTGCCGCAGTTCGTCTTGCGCATGAAGCAGCTTTGCGCAGAATCCGACGCCGATCCGCTAGCGTTCCCGATCCAGGGCGATGGCCGCGAAACCCGCGCCTTCAACTATATCGACGACTTCATCGATGCCGTGATTTTGATGTCGGAAAAAGGCGGCAGTGGCGAAATCTATCACATCGGCAACCCCGAGGAAGTCGCGATCCGCGATGTCGCGCACATGGTCGGGCAATATTTCGACCGTAAAATTGAACTCGTCCCGCAGCCTTTACAAAAAGGCGGCACGCCCCGGCGCAGCCCCGACATTACAAAAATCGCCGCCCTCGGCTACACGCCGAAAGTCATGCTGGCCGATGGTTTTCCCAAGCTCGCCACATGGTATGATGCGCATGCGGATCAGGCACCAAACGAGGCTCGGACATCATGA
- a CDS encoding nucleotide sugar dehydrogenase, whose amino-acid sequence MSDIKKADVCIVGGAGHVGLPMALSFANAGSRVQIYDINQQTLDTIASGKMPFVDEGAEAYLKQALDNDLLTLTADPAEITPDGVLVITIGTPVDEFLNPSHGEVKSAIDTLIPHIADDHLIVLRSTLYPGTTDWLHRYLEQIGRKSRVAFCPERSVQGRAIRELSELPQIISGTTQAALDEARAFFKPVVPEMIELSPLEAEFVKLFDNSYRYIEFAIANQFYMLADQAGADYSKIHFGMTHGYERAKNMPRPGFTAGPCLFKDTMQIAAFARNQFSLGNSAMLVNEGLVLYVIEKIAAQFDLAEQTVGLLGMSFKADSDDIRASLSYKMKKHLMMRARDVLSTDPHVLDDPNLLPLDQVVNDSDILVVCTPHSAYRDLDTKGKPVFDVWNHIVAPDPATVVKGSV is encoded by the coding sequence ATGAGCGACATTAAAAAAGCGGATGTCTGTATCGTCGGCGGCGCCGGCCATGTCGGCCTGCCGATGGCCCTGTCGTTTGCCAACGCAGGCTCGCGTGTGCAGATCTACGACATCAACCAGCAGACGCTGGATACCATCGCATCGGGCAAGATGCCGTTCGTCGACGAGGGCGCCGAAGCATATCTGAAACAGGCACTCGATAACGACCTGCTGACACTTACCGCCGATCCGGCGGAAATCACACCGGATGGTGTGCTTGTGATCACCATCGGCACGCCGGTCGACGAATTTCTGAACCCCTCGCACGGCGAGGTAAAATCCGCGATCGACACGCTGATACCGCATATCGCCGACGATCATCTTATCGTACTGCGTTCGACGCTCTATCCCGGTACCACCGACTGGCTGCACCGCTATCTCGAACAGATCGGCCGCAAAAGCCGGGTGGCGTTCTGCCCGGAACGCTCCGTGCAGGGGCGCGCCATCCGCGAGCTTTCCGAACTGCCGCAGATCATCAGCGGCACGACCCAGGCCGCGCTTGACGAAGCGCGCGCCTTTTTCAAGCCCGTGGTGCCGGAAATGATCGAGTTGAGCCCGCTGGAAGCCGAATTCGTCAAGTTGTTCGACAATTCCTACCGGTATATCGAATTCGCCATCGCCAACCAGTTCTATATGCTGGCCGATCAGGCTGGCGCGGACTATTCGAAAATCCATTTCGGCATGACGCACGGCTACGAACGCGCCAAGAACATGCCGCGCCCCGGCTTCACCGCCGGCCCGTGCCTGTTCAAGGACACCATGCAGATCGCCGCATTTGCCCGAAACCAGTTCTCGCTCGGCAACTCGGCGATGCTGGTGAACGAAGGCCTGGTGCTGTACGTGATCGAAAAGATCGCCGCCCAGTTCGATCTTGCCGAACAAACCGTCGGTCTGCTCGGCATGTCGTTCAAGGCCGACAGCGACGATATTCGCGCCTCGCTCAGCTATAAAATGAAGAAGCACCTGATGATGCGGGCCAGGGACGTGCTGAGCACAGACCCGCATGTGCTCGACGATCCGAACCTGTTGCCGCTGGATCAGGTCGTCAACGACAGCGACATTCTCGTCGTCTGCACCCCACATTCGGCATACCGGGACCTCGACACCAAGGGCAAGCCGGTGTTCGATGTGTGGAATCACATTGTCGCCCCGGACCCGGCGACCGTCGTCAAAGGATCGGTATGA
- a CDS encoding LegC family aminotransferase, whose protein sequence is MDNKVEEIVSVLREIAPPPAPLHEPRFGEEEIENVTSCLRDGWVSYHGKFVTQFETDLAAFCDARHAVITSSGTSALHAIIHMMGIGHGDEVLAPALTFIASINAIAYTGATPHFIDAEEPTLGVDAAKLSGYLHDIAEKRPDGLFNKQTGRRIAAVMCMHAFGHPSDLDALAAVADEFAIPLIEDAAESLGSYYKGRHVGNHGHMSALSFNGNKIITTGGGGAILCNDDDMAERVRRVTTTARIPHAYEFSHNEIAFNYRMPNLNAAVGCGQLARLPGYLERKRRLAARYHDAFAKIDGVNHVSEPAECISNYWINILLLEPGHRTLREPVLQAANDAGIGARAAWVPICDLPMYAHCPKMDLSGTHDLYGRILNVPSSPHLMTDG, encoded by the coding sequence ATGGACAACAAGGTCGAGGAAATCGTCAGTGTGTTGCGCGAGATCGCGCCGCCCCCGGCACCGCTGCATGAACCGCGGTTCGGCGAGGAAGAAATCGAAAACGTGACGAGTTGTCTGCGTGACGGCTGGGTTTCGTATCACGGCAAGTTCGTGACCCAGTTCGAAACCGACCTGGCGGCGTTCTGCGACGCCAGGCACGCGGTCATCACGTCGAGCGGCACGTCGGCACTGCACGCAATCATTCACATGATGGGAATCGGCCATGGCGACGAGGTGCTGGCGCCGGCGCTGACCTTCATCGCCTCAATCAATGCCATTGCCTACACCGGTGCCACGCCGCATTTCATCGATGCCGAGGAACCGACGCTCGGCGTCGATGCGGCAAAGCTGTCCGGCTATCTGCACGACATCGCCGAAAAGCGGCCGGACGGCTTGTTCAACAAGCAAACCGGCCGGCGGATCGCCGCCGTGATGTGCATGCACGCATTCGGCCATCCATCCGATCTTGATGCGCTGGCGGCGGTAGCCGATGAATTCGCCATCCCGTTGATCGAGGACGCGGCGGAATCGCTCGGCTCGTACTACAAGGGCCGCCACGTCGGCAACCACGGCCACATGTCGGCGCTCAGCTTCAACGGCAACAAGATCATCACCACCGGCGGCGGCGGCGCGATCCTGTGCAATGACGATGACATGGCCGAACGGGTGCGTCGCGTAACGACGACGGCACGCATCCCCCATGCCTATGAGTTCTCGCACAACGAAATCGCCTTTAACTACCGCATGCCGAACCTGAACGCCGCCGTCGGCTGCGGACAGCTGGCGCGGCTACCCGGGTACCTTGAGCGCAAGCGCCGTCTTGCCGCGCGCTACCACGATGCGTTCGCCAAAATCGACGGTGTCAATCACGTCAGCGAACCCGCCGAGTGCATCAGCAATTACTGGATCAATATCCTGCTTTTGGAGCCGGGACACCGTACGCTGAGAGAGCCGGTCCTGCAGGCCGCCAATGATGCCGGCATCGGCGCACGCGCCGCCTGGGTGCCGATTTGCGATCTGCCCATGTACGCCCACTGCCCGAAGATGGACCTTTCCGGGACACACGACCTGTACGGGCGGATTCTTAACGTCCCCAGCAGCCCGCATCTGATGACGGACGGCTGA
- the purH gene encoding bifunctional phosphoribosylaminoimidazolecarboxamide formyltransferase/IMP cyclohydrolase — protein sequence MTDAKITRALISVSDKTGLLELGQALDAAGVEILSTGGSAKALRDAGVNVVEVSDFTGFPEIMDGRVKTLQPKIHGGLLAVRGNAEHEAAMQAHGIQNIDLLVVNLYPFEETVAKGADFDTCIENIDIGGPAMIRAASKNHAFVSVVVDPADYGRLLEEMAANDGATTADFRTRLAAKAYARTGSYDAAISAWFAETLGETFPARTVMAGSLKQVLRYGENPHQEAAFYTNSENRPGIATATQLQGKELSFNNLNDTDAAFELVAEFTDTPACVIVKHANPCGVAIAGNLSDAYSRALACDTESAFGGILAFNRELDAETATLAAELFAEVIIAPKISDDAKAIFQAKKNLRVLETGALPDAAAKGMTVRSLAGGYLLQNRDAALTSGDLNVVTKRAPTDTEMADLMFAFTVCKHVKSNAIIYAKNGATVGVGAGQMSRVNSSRIAAWKAADAARVAGDPESWAIGSVVASDAFFPFADGLIAAAEAGATAIIQPGGSMRDEEVIAAADEKGLAMVFTGMRHFRH from the coding sequence ATGACTGACGCAAAGATTACCCGCGCCCTGATCAGTGTTTCCGACAAAACCGGATTGCTGGAGCTGGGTCAGGCGCTGGATGCCGCCGGCGTTGAAATCCTGTCCACCGGCGGTTCCGCCAAGGCGCTCCGCGATGCCGGGGTCAACGTCGTCGAAGTCAGCGATTTCACCGGCTTCCCGGAAATCATGGACGGCCGCGTCAAAACCCTGCAGCCGAAAATTCACGGCGGCCTTCTCGCGGTGCGCGGCAATGCCGAGCACGAAGCGGCCATGCAGGCGCACGGCATTCAAAACATCGACCTGCTGGTCGTCAATCTGTATCCGTTCGAGGAAACCGTCGCCAAGGGCGCGGACTTCGATACCTGCATCGAGAACATCGACATCGGCGGTCCGGCGATGATCCGCGCCGCATCGAAAAACCATGCCTTCGTCAGCGTCGTTGTCGATCCGGCCGATTACGGACGGCTGCTCGAGGAAATGGCCGCCAATGACGGCGCCACCACGGCGGACTTCAGAACCCGGCTCGCCGCCAAGGCCTATGCCCGGACCGGCAGTTACGATGCGGCGATCTCGGCATGGTTCGCCGAGACACTGGGCGAAACGTTCCCTGCGCGCACCGTCATGGCCGGATCGCTGAAGCAGGTACTGCGCTACGGCGAGAACCCGCATCAGGAAGCGGCCTTCTATACGAATTCGGAAAACCGCCCCGGCATCGCCACAGCGACGCAGCTTCAGGGCAAGGAACTCAGCTTCAACAACCTGAACGACACCGACGCCGCGTTCGAGCTGGTCGCCGAGTTCACCGATACCCCGGCCTGTGTCATCGTCAAGCACGCCAACCCGTGCGGCGTCGCCATTGCCGGTAATCTGAGCGATGCCTACAGCCGCGCACTGGCGTGCGATACGGAAAGTGCCTTCGGCGGAATCCTCGCCTTCAACCGGGAACTTGACGCGGAAACCGCGACACTCGCGGCCGAGCTGTTTGCCGAGGTCATCATCGCACCGAAAATATCCGACGACGCCAAGGCCATCTTCCAGGCCAAGAAAAACCTCCGCGTCCTGGAAACCGGCGCGCTGCCGGATGCCGCCGCCAAGGGCATGACCGTGCGCTCGCTGGCCGGTGGATATCTACTGCAGAACCGCGACGCGGCCTTGACGTCGGGCGATCTGAACGTCGTCACCAAACGCGCGCCGACGGATACGGAAATGGCCGATCTGATGTTCGCCTTTACCGTCTGCAAACACGTCAAGTCGAACGCCATCATCTATGCCAAAAACGGCGCCACCGTCGGCGTCGGCGCCGGACAGATGAGCCGCGTCAATTCGTCCCGCATCGCCGCCTGGAAAGCCGCCGACGCGGCGCGTGTCGCGGGCGATCCGGAAAGCTGGGCCATCGGCTCGGTGGTCGCATCGGATGCATTCTTTCCGTTCGCCGACGGTCTGATTGCGGCGGCCGAGGCCGGCGCCACCGCGATTATCCAGCCGGGCGGCAGCATGCGTGACGAAGAAGTCATCGCCGCGGCCGACGAAAAGGGCCTAGCCATGGTCTTTACCGGCATGCGCCACTTTCGCCACTAA
- a CDS encoding nucleoside-diphosphate sugar epimerase/dehydratase — MKLLHRISGRGLIAFGHDIVMAGLSFVVAMYLRVGATEYSLSTTLLIEGAFAMTLIGAVVFWISGLYRGVWRYASMDDLMAITRAATIAMLAFLVVMFMWSRMDDVPRSVPFINWLALMAMLGGPRFIYRSWKDRRIELPHLGLASKVPVLLIGASDGADQFLRGLRQSTDTPYGVVGILSEHPERVGRTIRGVTVLGTVDELEKIFAELKARDAAPQRLILTKDEITGAPVRDLLERAANLGLTLARVPRATDFRAADADRTEVKPVAIEDLLGRPQTPLERDVMQGLIKDRRVVITGAGGSIGSELARQIAAFEPATLGLIENNEYALYKIDREIAETQPALPRQAIIADVRDGARMTEALQTLGAEIVFHAAALKHVPLVESNPAEGIRTNVQGTINVAEACLAANVGTMVQISTDKAINPTSIMGATKRAAEMYCQALDLSELSRSCRFVTVRFGNVLGSTGSVVPLFQRQLEKGGPLTVTHPEMTRYFMTVHEAVELVLEASALGSRGEVADGRIFVLDMGEPVKIVDLARQMIRLSGKVPDTDVKIEFTGIRPGEKLYEEVFHDDETTVETNYAGLLLAAPRVVSIDELKRRMAPLLDAAGAGRNDEVRTLLHGIVPEFIEPADGPRDAPKAKRAQST, encoded by the coding sequence GTGAAGCTGTTGCATCGAATTTCCGGCCGCGGCCTGATTGCTTTCGGACACGACATCGTCATGGCCGGCCTGTCGTTTGTCGTCGCCATGTATCTGCGCGTCGGCGCCACGGAATACAGCCTGAGCACGACACTGCTCATCGAGGGCGCTTTCGCGATGACGCTGATCGGCGCCGTCGTGTTCTGGATTTCCGGTCTTTACCGCGGCGTCTGGCGGTACGCGTCCATGGACGACCTGATGGCGATCACCCGCGCCGCGACAATCGCCATGCTGGCGTTCCTGGTCGTCATGTTCATGTGGTCGCGCATGGACGATGTGCCGCGTTCCGTTCCGTTCATCAACTGGCTGGCGCTGATGGCCATGCTGGGCGGCCCCCGCTTCATATATCGCTCGTGGAAAGACCGCCGCATCGAATTGCCGCACCTGGGCTTGGCGTCGAAAGTGCCGGTGCTGCTGATCGGCGCCTCCGACGGGGCCGACCAGTTCCTGCGCGGACTTCGCCAAAGCACGGATACGCCCTACGGTGTTGTCGGCATTCTTTCCGAACACCCGGAACGGGTTGGGCGCACGATCCGCGGCGTCACCGTACTCGGCACCGTCGATGAACTTGAAAAAATCTTCGCTGAATTAAAGGCCCGGGACGCGGCGCCGCAGCGCCTGATCCTGACCAAGGATGAAATTACCGGCGCGCCGGTCCGCGATCTTCTGGAACGTGCCGCCAATCTCGGTCTGACGCTGGCCCGTGTGCCGCGCGCCACCGACTTCCGCGCCGCCGATGCCGACCGCACCGAGGTCAAGCCGGTCGCGATCGAGGATCTTCTGGGCCGCCCGCAAACGCCGCTTGAACGTGACGTCATGCAGGGACTGATCAAGGACCGGCGTGTCGTCATCACCGGGGCAGGCGGTAGCATCGGATCCGAGCTGGCACGCCAGATCGCCGCGTTCGAGCCGGCCACGCTGGGCCTGATCGAAAACAACGAGTACGCGCTTTACAAGATCGACCGTGAAATTGCCGAGACCCAGCCGGCGCTGCCGCGTCAGGCGATCATCGCCGATGTCCGTGACGGGGCACGTATGACGGAGGCGCTCCAGACGCTCGGCGCCGAAATCGTCTTTCATGCCGCCGCGCTAAAGCATGTACCGCTGGTCGAGAGCAACCCCGCAGAAGGCATCCGCACCAACGTCCAGGGCACGATCAACGTCGCCGAGGCCTGCCTTGCCGCCAACGTCGGCACCATGGTGCAGATTTCCACCGACAAGGCGATCAACCCGACAAGTATCATGGGCGCCACCAAACGGGCCGCTGAAATGTACTGTCAGGCCCTCGATCTTTCCGAATTGAGCCGGTCATGCCGGTTCGTGACCGTGCGTTTCGGCAATGTTCTGGGCTCGACCGGTTCCGTCGTGCCGCTGTTTCAGCGCCAACTTGAAAAAGGCGGGCCGCTGACGGTCACGCATCCGGAGATGACGCGTTACTTCATGACCGTCCACGAAGCGGTCGAGCTTGTGCTCGAGGCATCGGCACTGGGCAGCCGGGGCGAGGTCGCGGACGGGCGCATTTTCGTTCTCGATATGGGCGAGCCGGTGAAGATCGTCGATCTGGCGCGGCAGATGATTCGCCTTTCCGGCAAGGTCCCCGACACCGATGTGAAGATCGAATTCACCGGCATCCGCCCCGGCGAGAAACTTTACGAAGAAGTTTTCCACGACGATGAAACCACCGTCGAGACGAATTACGCCGGACTTTTGCTGGCCGCGCCCCGTGTTGTTTCCATCGACGAGCTGAAACGCCGGATGGCGCCGCTGCTCGATGCCGCCGGGGCGGGACGCAACGACGAGGTCCGCACGCTATTGCACGGCATCGTTCCGGAATTCATCGAACCCGCGGACGGCCCCCGGGATGCCCCGAAAGCCAAACGCGCACAATCTACATGA
- a CDS encoding NAD-dependent epimerase/dehydratase family protein — MKIGVTGANGFVGGYLLAALKAAGHDVRALVRTPENLPLADADSVSAIPSIDRNTDIEALKAAMSGLDAVVHLAARVHVMNASLDDDTFHNVNVDGSARLFDAAVAAGIKRFVLISSVKAAGERSGVRPLISDDAPVPEDAYGRSKLAAEIRLREMAADRACELVILRPAFVYGWPPAGNFRAVISAVLKGFPLPLAGIENRRDMTYAGNLADAIATACTAPELHDTPYFISDGVPVSTPELFQAVAAAFGRPARLFHVPRWVLRLIGALTGRSAAISRLTGNFLVDTAPFHRDARWQAPYKMSEGLGAVAQAWRETNRAGPV, encoded by the coding sequence TTGAAGATCGGCGTTACCGGCGCCAACGGATTTGTCGGCGGGTATCTGCTGGCGGCGTTGAAAGCCGCCGGACATGACGTTCGTGCACTTGTCAGAACGCCGGAAAACCTGCCGCTGGCAGATGCGGACAGTGTGTCGGCAATCCCAAGTATAGACCGCAACACGGATATTGAGGCGCTGAAAGCCGCCATGAGCGGCCTGGATGCCGTCGTCCATCTGGCAGCCCGGGTCCATGTCATGAATGCGTCACTTGATGACGATACATTTCACAACGTCAATGTTGACGGCAGTGCCCGCCTGTTCGACGCTGCCGTGGCCGCCGGTATCAAACGCTTTGTGTTGATAAGTTCCGTCAAAGCCGCCGGTGAGCGGTCCGGCGTCCGCCCGCTCATATCGGATGATGCCCCCGTCCCCGAAGATGCTTATGGCCGCTCAAAACTGGCGGCGGAAATACGGCTTCGCGAAATGGCCGCCGATCGGGCCTGCGAACTGGTCATCCTGCGCCCGGCCTTCGTTTACGGCTGGCCGCCGGCGGGCAATTTCAGGGCGGTTATTTCTGCTGTTCTCAAGGGGTTCCCGTTACCTCTTGCAGGGATCGAGAACCGCCGCGATATGACCTATGCGGGCAACCTGGCCGATGCCATTGCCACAGCCTGTACCGCGCCGGAACTTCACGATACGCCTTATTTCATATCCGACGGCGTCCCTGTTTCGACCCCCGAGCTGTTTCAGGCCGTGGCCGCAGCCTTCGGCCGTCCGGCCCGGCTGTTCCATGTGCCCCGCTGGGTTTTGCGCCTGATCGGGGCGCTGACCGGGCGCAGCGCCGCCATATCCCGATTGACCGGGAACTTTCTCGTCGATACGGCCCCCTTCCACCGTGACGCGCGCTGGCAAGCCCCTTATAAGATGTCTGAGGGGCTTGGCGCCGTTGCGCAAGCATGGCGCGAGACAAACCGGGCAGGACCTGTTTGA